The following proteins are encoded in a genomic region of Penaeus chinensis breed Huanghai No. 1 chromosome 10, ASM1920278v2, whole genome shotgun sequence:
- the LOC125029428 gene encoding uncharacterized protein LOC125029428 yields the protein MYQRSTTKILKFHSIINACITKIVCLIIIVLTRELQELLTTKEFIIALDITREIPLSVLCIIFSLMLLYGIFTNKQAFMVPYMVLMLINTVRWMLGFPPFFIYILIIKMGQLEYLDGIAFFLMTYCLLVVWAYYLQVKKSVACHRLVEVPPASV from the exons ATGTACCAACGTTCAACAACAAAGATCCTCAAATTTCACTCCATAATAAATGCTTGCATCACCAAG attgtctgtcttatcatcattgtcctcaCGAGAGAACTTCAGGAATTACTAACAACCAAGGAATTCATAATTGCATTAGACATAA CAAGGGAAATTCCGTTATCAGTCCTCTGCATAATCTTCAGCCTAATGCTACTTTATGGCATATTCACG aACAAGCAAGCTTTCATGGTGCCCTACATGGTGCTGATGCTGATCAATACTGTACGTTGGATGTTGGGCTTTccaccattttttatttatatcttgatTATCAAGATGGGACAATTGGAGTATCTGGATGGCATTGCTTTCTTCCTCATGACATACTGTTTGCTTGTAGTATGGGCATACTACCTGCAG GTCAAGAAGTCTGTTGCTTGTCACCGACTCGTAGAAGTTCCTCCGGCTTCGGTTTAA